TCCAAGATTTTAACTTGATATGTTTAACCTTTAAAGTTCTTAATGCTGAAAATTCACTATACTTTTAAAATTTGAAGTGAAGAGAGACAGGAAGAACTCTTTAGATTCTGGTTTTTGTATGACTGTGAGTTGTAACAAAGACATAGCTCAAATATCATGCTCCTAAGACTTGAATTACTGCCTCGTGGAAATGTTCCTTTGTAAAAAAACAATTACAGTAAAAAGTTCATTGTGTTGCTCTATAAACAAAAGATACCAACTCTAACAATATaaccaaaaattaaaaaaagagtacTTATTCATAGGTTTAATATAATATTTCATCATTATGTTTGAGCAGATCATGATCGTCCTTTGAGTAGAGCTGGACAACTAGATGCGATCAAGGTCTCGCAAAAGCTCCTAGAATTGGGCTGGATTCCAAAACTTATTTTATCAAGGTAAGTGGTTCTTTAAGAGTATCTAGAGAGGAATTTTCTATGAGATTTTTAAGCTGCCGGAAAACTTAATTTCATATTTACAAACTAAGTggttgtttctttttctttatggCATAGTGATGCAATGAGAACGCGGGAAACACTGAAAATAATGCAGGAGCAAGTCCAAGCCTTCTTGGAAGCTGAAGTAcattttatttcaagtttttattCTGTTGCAGCGATGGACGGGCAGACCGCTGAGCACCTACGACAAGCAATTTGTAAATACTCGAGGGATGAGATCTTTACAGTCATGTGAGTTTTCCTTCTGCCTTTGATTCTTTGGTGGTGGCATTTGACATAATGAAAGAGCATTAGTACACTACATGGGAATCTATTATGGTGCTTGATTGAAAGAAGTTATCTGGAGCTAATATATTTTCCTGTTTTTTAATTTGGATTTCTAACAATGGAAGTCACTCTTGTGTGAATTTTTCCCATCATTTTTAGTATTACCAACCATAAGAAGCAGTAGTTGCTCAGAATTCAGACTATATAAAGAGCAAAGAAGAATTTTATAGGACTTGAAACTCAAAAGAAATTCGCAAGACTCAAAAAAACGGAGAGCTCAAGCTGCTTGAATTATTATACAAAAACATGTTTCGCTCACTGACAAAGACCACTGAAAATATTAAGGGTAGAGGGACGGCATGTTGTTTGTGAAATCGTATCATAACAGGCTACTTAGGAGGAAGGACAGGAATTTTCTTCATTCCTCGATATGAGTGTTTAGGGTACAGAGAGAAGTGTCATTTATTGGACCCAACATGGGGAGCCATTCTTCATTGCAGAAAACTTGAGGGAAAGGACGACCCATATTTGTTGGTTGTTTTTGTGCGCATGGAGACATGAGAGATGTCAATCATTTGTTACTTCACTATCCAACTGATATGGAATATGTTGGGAGTTGAATTGGGTGGTGTCGTGATCGTCAAAGATATGCTACTAGTGTGGGCATTCGGCAGGAGGATGTGGAGGAGAGCATAGTAAATAGCTCCTTTATCACTTTTGTGGATCAGCTGGAAAGGGAGAAACATAAAAGAGTTTGAAAGAGTTAATGAATTCCTCTTTACAATTGGTgaagtttcttttcttttttgtacaCTTTTGGAGCATAAATGATATTTCAGTCAGTATTGACGACTAGATGCTCTTTATAAAGAATCATTTTTTTGTGAAACCCTTTGCTTTTTGTATACAGTTTGTATGCAAAAGGTTTTTCCCATTATTTCGAATGATTTAACTTGATTAAGAAATAAAATTGGGACATGTACAATCTTCTGTTTCATCTTCAGCGAGAGAAATGACAGTTTGATATGTCAATTTCCAGTTATTGGGTAAAGTGCTTCATAGCAAATTACTAAGATTTAATCCTCTATTCAGGTGCATGGGTCATAATAGAGGATGGGAGGAGGCAGCCTCAATGTTTTCAGGTGTTACTGTGGAACTAAAGACTTGTAATGCTGCTTTGCTTGAAGCCACTGGGAAGTCGTGGGAAGAGGTTTGGTCATTCTTCTGTAACTTTTGGTTCCATTTTTGCCAGTCCTACTTTGCAAATTCAATTGCATCATGAATGTCAAAGTAGCATATGGTAAGTTGGTATAGAGAGTTTCAATGTGAAGTGAAAATGCTATTGACTGCAAAATAGGGCCCCATCATCCCGAGAAAATAACTTAAATCCGCAAACTTGTCAGTAACGAACCATATTCGAATCTTGAGATGTGATGATGACGACGTGCATGCTTTATTGAACTTTAATAGTTCCATAATCTGCAAAATGAAGTTTCTAAGATATTTGATCTTATCTGACTTAAGTGCTCTCCTTAGGCATTTTCTCTGGCTGGACCTGGTGGGTGGAAACTTCAAGGGCTTGTGAAGCCAGACACTGCTGTTTAGAGTTATATCAGTTAAAGGAATATAATCAGCCATTTGAGAACCAGCAGCCACAAAATTGCAGGATAGAAGCAGAGTGAATTAAAATTTGTCAATTGTTCGTTCCGATCCGTATTCAGGTATCTTACTAACACCACCACCCAGGCCTTCACTTACGTTCGACACTGTCATTAAGATGTATATTGTCTTTGTACTAAAAGGTTGATTTTCACTCACAAGGTAGAGGCTATGCCAACAATCTCATTGTAGAATAACTTTGTTGGATAATTCAAGCCTGCTTGTCTTGCTAGATTTATACTCATGTAACCACTATGTAGCAGAACAATAAATTTGTAAATTTGAATATGGCCAAAAGTTTGTGGTTCTTGCACATTTTTCTGGTTGAATTCATAAATTTAATGCCGAAATTGATATGGAAGAGGATGTATGCAAGTGATTTTAACATCGTGTTATACATTCTGTCTTTCAGAAATATGGTCAATATGGTCGATGAAGATTCATatactaaggggtcgtttggtaggatg
This region of Nicotiana tomentosiformis chromosome 4, ASM39032v3, whole genome shotgun sequence genomic DNA includes:
- the LOC104112346 gene encoding uncharacterized protein At3g52155, chloroplastic, with amino-acid sequence MNVVASPLQVPYCCCTKSLSRNRNRNPKCVASASGATSLVIDDTIQGQTSTSMETPTTQSVTARRLILLRHAKSSWDNRSIRDHDRPLSRAGQLDAIKVSQKLLELGWIPKLILSSDAMRTRETLKIMQEQVQAFLEAEVHFISSFYSVAAMDGQTAEHLRQAICKYSRDEIFTVMCMGHNRGWEEAASMFSGVTVELKTCNAALLEATGKSWEEAFSLAGPGGWKLQGLVKPDTAV